Within the Aeromicrobium sp. Root236 genome, the region GGCGGCGTTGACCAGGGTCGGCGAGGGCAACTTCGACGTCGAGGTGCGCGTCGACGACGGGACCGAGCTGGGCCTGCTGCAGTCGGGGTTCAACGAGATGGTGCAGGGTCTGCGGGAGCGGGAGCGGATCCGGGACCTGTTCGGCCGTCACGTCGGTCAGTCCGTGGCGCAGGCCGCCACAGTGGGCGACGTCGAGCTGGGCGGCGAGACCCGGATCGTCTCGGTCCTCATGATCGACCTCGTCGGCTCGACGACATACGCCGAGAACCGGCCACCCAGCGAGGTCGTCGACATGCTCAACCGGTTCTTCGCGGTCGTCATCGAGGAGGTCGACCGCCGCAACGGGTTGGTCAACAAGTTCATGGGCGATGCCGTGCTCGCGATCTTCGGCGCGCCCGTCGACCTCGACGACCACGCCACGGCAGCGCTGGCGTCTGCGCGCGTGATCGCGCATCGCCTCGCGGAGGAGATGCCCGAGATCGGCGCCGGCATCGGGGTGTCGACGGGGCAGGCGGTCGCGGGCAACGTGGGCCACAGCTCGCGCTTCGAGTACACCGTGATCGGCGACGCGGTCAACGCGGCTGCGCGCCTCACCGAGCTGGCGAAGGACGTCGAGGGGCGCGTGCTGGTGTCGTCGGCCAGCGTGTCCGCCGCCAGCCCCGAGGAGCAGAGGCACTGGGTCGACCACCAGAGCCTTGTCCTGCGGGGCCGCGACGAAGCGACGGAGACCTCACGACTGGCATGAGGTGCCCGGTCAGCTGACGGCGGTGCCGATGCGCTCGGAGAACTCGACCAGGCGGTTCGAGAAGCCCCACTCGTTGTCGTACCAGCCGAGCACCTTGACCTGCCTGCCGACGGCCTCGGTCAGCGGCGCGTCGAAGATCGACGAGTGCGGGTTGCCCACGATGTCCGAAGACACAAGGGGAGCCTCCGAGTACTGCAGGTAGCGCTGTAACGGTTGCGAGTCGGCGGCCTCGCGGAACGCTGCGTTGACCTCGTCGACGCTGGCGGCTTGCTTGAGGACGACCGTGAAGTCGGTGATCGAGCCGACCGGAACCGGCACGCGCAGCGAGGCTCCCGTGAGGAGCCCGTCGAGCTCGGGGATGATCTTGCCGATCGTGCTCGCCGCGCCCGACGACGTCGGGATGATCGAGAGCGCCGCGGCGCGGGCCCGGCGCAGGTCCGAGTGCGGAGCGTCGTGCAGCCTCTGGTCACCTGTGTAGGCGTGGATCGTCGTCATGAGCCCGGACTCGATGCCGAACGAGTCGTTGAGCACCTTGGCCAACGGTGCCAGTGAGTTCGTCGTGCACGAGCCGTTGGAGAACACGTCGTACGTGTCGGGGTCGAGCGTGTCGTCGTTGACGCCCAGGACGAACGTCGGGACGTCGCCCTTGGCCGGAGCGGAGACGATGACCTTCTTCGCGCCACCCTTGAGGTGTGCGGCTGCCGTGTCGCCGTCGGTGTAGCGGCCGGTCGACTCGATCACGATGTCGGCGCCCACGTCGCCCCACGAGATCGCGGCCGGATCCGGCTCGGCGAACACCGTGATGCGCTTGTCGCCGAGGAGGATCGCGCCGTCCTCGACCGCGACGCCGTCGAGGTGGCCGGAGACGGAGTCCCACTCCAGCAGGGTCGCCAGCGTACGGGCGTCGGTGAGGTCGTTGACGGCGACGATCTCGA harbors:
- the gap gene encoding type I glyceraldehyde-3-phosphate dehydrogenase, coding for MTVRIGINGFGRIGRSYLRAALANDADIEIVAVNDLTDARTLATLLEWDSVSGHLDGVAVEDGAILLGDKRITVFAEPDPAAISWGDVGADIVIESTGRYTDGDTAAAHLKGGAKKVIVSAPAKGDVPTFVLGVNDDTLDPDTYDVFSNGSCTTNSLAPLAKVLNDSFGIESGLMTTIHAYTGDQRLHDAPHSDLRRARAAALSIIPTSSGAASTIGKIIPELDGLLTGASLRVPVPVGSITDFTVVLKQAASVDEVNAAFREAADSQPLQRYLQYSEAPLVSSDIVGNPHSSIFDAPLTEAVGRQVKVLGWYDNEWGFSNRLVEFSERIGTAVS